Proteins found in one Pontibacter sp. SGAir0037 genomic segment:
- a CDS encoding NAD(P)H-dependent oxidoreductase, with protein MDLLESLHWRYATKKFSSKKVSQDKLQTILDAINLSASSVGMQPYRLFVIENQELRKELGKGSFNSQIADASHLLVFAAYSAVRKEHIEKYIQYVAKVRETPAENLADFKNSLESYLLSRTDEENFIWSAKQAYIALGTGLIAAAHLKVDATPMEGFDAEKFDTLLGLKELGLKSVVLLALGYRDEENDFLAKQKKVRLPKEEFITEIV; from the coding sequence ATGGATTTATTAGAAAGCCTCCACTGGCGATATGCCACCAAAAAGTTCAGCAGCAAAAAGGTTTCACAAGATAAGCTGCAAACAATTCTAGACGCCATCAATCTTTCGGCTTCATCAGTGGGTATGCAGCCTTACAGGCTTTTTGTGATAGAGAACCAGGAATTAAGAAAAGAATTAGGGAAAGGTTCTTTTAACTCACAAATAGCGGATGCCTCTCATCTTTTAGTGTTTGCAGCCTATAGTGCTGTCAGGAAGGAGCACATAGAAAAGTATATACAATATGTTGCAAAAGTAAGAGAAACACCGGCAGAAAACTTGGCAGATTTTAAAAACTCTTTGGAAAGCTACCTGCTTAGCAGAACCGATGAGGAGAACTTTATCTGGTCGGCTAAACAGGCGTATATCGCATTGGGAACAGGATTGATTGCAGCAGCACATTTAAAGGTAGACGCTACGCCAATGGAAGGTTTTGATGCAGAGAAGTTTGACACACTGCTTGGGCTAAAAGAACTGGGCTTGAAAAGTGTTGTGCTGCTGGCCCTGGGTTACCGCGATGAAGAGAATGACTTCTTGGCTAAGCAAAAAAAAGTAAGGCTGCCAAAAGAGGAATTTATTACCGAAATTGTGTAA